One Salvia splendens isolate huo1 chromosome 12, SspV2, whole genome shotgun sequence genomic window carries:
- the LOC121758823 gene encoding GTPase HflX-like isoform X1, which produces MSLCFCSILKPSFLNRELDSFSRHRLAPNPNSKPYQFCNLRIDDNDFCSIKAVHTDGVGVLYPDDTVSDWTNQPEDQVDVPVDGIVGTAMEESHEAPSRTRLKKMEGKKANVDDSDKENRFKLRNGREVFEEKAYLVGVARKGDNDISFGIEDSLSELAQLADTAGLFVAGSTYQNLVTPNPRTYIGSGKVAEIKSAIQAFDIETVIFYDELSPGQLRNLEKTFGGDVRVSLAQMEYQLPRLTKMWSHLERQAGGQVKGMGEKQIEVDKRILRDEIGALKKEIESVRKHRKQYRNCRFAIPVPVVSLVGYTNAGKSTLLNRLTGADVLAEDKLFATLDPTTRRVQTKNGKEFLLTDTVGFIQKLPTTLIAAFRATLEEISESSLLVHVVDISHPLAELQIDAVDKVLEELDTSSIPKLIVWNKVDNAKNPDKIRSEAKKNPDIVCLSALTGEGLDDFCNAVQEKLKDTMVWVEALIPFDKGELLSTIHHVGMVEKIEYVESGALVRAHVPLRFARLLTPMRQTCVS; this is translated from the exons ATGAGCTTATGCTTTTGCTCAATCTTGAAGCCCTCGTTTCTGAATCGGGAACTCGATTCCTTTTCCCGACATCGATTGGCGCCAAACCCTAACTCCAAGCCCTATCAATTCTGCAATCTTCGAATTGACGATAATGATTTCTGTTCCATCAAGGCTGTTCACACTGACGGAGTCGGAGTTCTCTACCCCGACGACACCGTTTCCGACTGGACCAATCAACCTGAGGATCAGGTTGATGTTCCGGTGGATGGAATAGTTGGAACTGCGATGGAAGAATCTCATGAAGCACCAAGTCGGACTCGGTTGAAGAAGATGGAAGGCAAGAAGGCTAATGTGGACGACAGCGATAAGGAAAATCGGTTCAAACTGCGAAATGGACGAGAG GTCTTTGAAGAGAAAGCTTATCTTGTTGGTGTGGCGAGGAAAGGGGACAACGATATTTCATTTGGTATAGAGGATTCACTTAGTGAACTAGCGCAGCTTGCTGATACTGCTGGTTTGTTTGTTGCTGGCTCTACTTACCAAAA CCTTGTGACACCCAACCCCAGGACGTATATAGGGTCTGGAAAAGTGGCAGAGATTAAGAGTGCCATCCAAGCATTTGATATCGAGACAGTTATTTTTTATGACGAACTTTCACCAGG GCAATTGCGGAATTTGGAGAAGACCTTTGGTGGTGATGTTAGG GTTTCATTGGCTCAGATGGAATACCAACTACCACGATTAACAAAAATGTGGAGCCATCTTGAACGCCAAGCTGGAGGACAAGTGAAGGGTATGGGTGAGAAACAAATTGAAGTTGATAAGCGTATCTTGCGTGACGAG ATTGGTGctctcaagaaggaaatagaaTCTGTCCGCAAACATCGAAAGCAGTACAGAAACTGTCGATTTGCCATACCCGTCCCTGTTGTATCATTg GTTGGGTATACAAATGCTGGAAAAAGTACCCTTCTAAACCGTTTGACTGGAGCTGATGTTCTTGCAGAGGACAAGCTATTTGCAACACTTGATCCTACTACAAGAAGGGTTCAG ACAAAGAATGGGAAGGAGTTCCTTTTGACTGACACTGTTGGCTTCATCCAGAAGTTGCCAACAACATTG ATTGCTGCTTTTAGAGCTACTCTTGAAGAGATATCAGAATCGTCACTTCTGGTACATGTGGTGGATATAAG CCATCCATTGGCTGAGTTACAGATTGATGCTGTGGACAAAGTTCTTGAAGAACTTGATACATCCTCCATCCCAAAGTTAATTGTGTGGAACAAG GTTGATAATGCCAAAAACCCTGATAAAATAAGGTCTGAAGCCAAGAAAAACCCTGATATTGTATGCTTATCTGCTTTAACTGGTGAAGGACTTGATGATTTCTGCAACGCAGTTCAAGAAAAACTGAAG GATACGATGGTATGGGTGGAAGCTCTGATTCCTTTTGACAAAGGAGAGCTCCTAAGCACCATACATCATGTTGGCATGGTTGAAAAGATT GAGTATGTTGAAAGCGGAGCTTTGGTGAGAGCTCATGTTCCACTCCGCTTTGCCAGACTTCTCACTCCAATGAGACAAACCTGCGTGTCATAG
- the LOC121758823 gene encoding GTPase HflX-like isoform X2, translated as MSLCFCSILKPSFLNRELDSFSRHRLAPNPNSKPYQFCNLRIDDNDFCSIKAVHTDGVGVLYPDDTVSDWTNQPEDQVDVPVDGIVGTAMEESHEAPSRTRLKKMEGKKANVDDSDKENRFKLRNGREVFEEKAYLVGVARKGDNDISFGIEDSLSELAQLADTAGLFVAGSTYQNLVTPNPRTYIGSGKVAEIKSAIQAFDIETVIFYDELSPGQLRNLEKTFGGDVRVCDRTALILDIFNQRAATSEAALQGLYVSLAQMEYQLPRLTKMWSHLERQAGGQVKGMGEKQIEVDKRILRDEIGALKKEIESVRKHRKQYRNCRFAIPVPVVSLVGYTNAGKSTLLNRLTGADVLAEDKLFATLDPTTRRVQTKNGKEFLLTDTVGFIQKLPTTLIAAFRATLEEISESSLLVHVVDISHPLAELQIDAVDKVLEELDTSSIPKLIVWNKVDNAKNPDKIRSEAKKNPDIVCLSALTGEGLDDFCNAVQEKLKDTMVWVEALIPFDKGELLSTIHHVGMVEKIEYVESGALVRAHVPLRFARLLTPMRQTCVS; from the exons ATGAGCTTATGCTTTTGCTCAATCTTGAAGCCCTCGTTTCTGAATCGGGAACTCGATTCCTTTTCCCGACATCGATTGGCGCCAAACCCTAACTCCAAGCCCTATCAATTCTGCAATCTTCGAATTGACGATAATGATTTCTGTTCCATCAAGGCTGTTCACACTGACGGAGTCGGAGTTCTCTACCCCGACGACACCGTTTCCGACTGGACCAATCAACCTGAGGATCAGGTTGATGTTCCGGTGGATGGAATAGTTGGAACTGCGATGGAAGAATCTCATGAAGCACCAAGTCGGACTCGGTTGAAGAAGATGGAAGGCAAGAAGGCTAATGTGGACGACAGCGATAAGGAAAATCGGTTCAAACTGCGAAATGGACGAGAG GTCTTTGAAGAGAAAGCTTATCTTGTTGGTGTGGCGAGGAAAGGGGACAACGATATTTCATTTGGTATAGAGGATTCACTTAGTGAACTAGCGCAGCTTGCTGATACTGCTGGTTTGTTTGTTGCTGGCTCTACTTACCAAAA CCTTGTGACACCCAACCCCAGGACGTATATAGGGTCTGGAAAAGTGGCAGAGATTAAGAGTGCCATCCAAGCATTTGATATCGAGACAGTTATTTTTTATGACGAACTTTCACCAGG GCAATTGCGGAATTTGGAGAAGACCTTTGGTGGTGATGTTAGGGTATGCGACCGCACTGCACTTATCCTTGATATCTTCAACCAGCGAGCAGCTACCAGTGAAGCTGCTTTACAGGGACTTTAT GTTTCATTGGCTCAGATGGAATACCAACTACCACGATTAACAAAAATGTGGAGCCATCTTGAACGCCAAGCTGGAGGACAAGTGAAGGGTATGGGTGAGAAACAAATTGAAGTTGATAAGCGTATCTTGCGTGACGAG ATTGGTGctctcaagaaggaaatagaaTCTGTCCGCAAACATCGAAAGCAGTACAGAAACTGTCGATTTGCCATACCCGTCCCTGTTGTATCATTg GTTGGGTATACAAATGCTGGAAAAAGTACCCTTCTAAACCGTTTGACTGGAGCTGATGTTCTTGCAGAGGACAAGCTATTTGCAACACTTGATCCTACTACAAGAAGGGTTCAG ACAAAGAATGGGAAGGAGTTCCTTTTGACTGACACTGTTGGCTTCATCCAGAAGTTGCCAACAACATTG ATTGCTGCTTTTAGAGCTACTCTTGAAGAGATATCAGAATCGTCACTTCTGGTACATGTGGTGGATATAAG CCATCCATTGGCTGAGTTACAGATTGATGCTGTGGACAAAGTTCTTGAAGAACTTGATACATCCTCCATCCCAAAGTTAATTGTGTGGAACAAG GTTGATAATGCCAAAAACCCTGATAAAATAAGGTCTGAAGCCAAGAAAAACCCTGATATTGTATGCTTATCTGCTTTAACTGGTGAAGGACTTGATGATTTCTGCAACGCAGTTCAAGAAAAACTGAAG GATACGATGGTATGGGTGGAAGCTCTGATTCCTTTTGACAAAGGAGAGCTCCTAAGCACCATACATCATGTTGGCATGGTTGAAAAGATT GAGTATGTTGAAAGCGGAGCTTTGGTGAGAGCTCATGTTCCACTCCGCTTTGCCAGACTTCTCACTCCAATGAGACAAACCTGCGTGTCATAG
- the LOC121758831 gene encoding peroxidase 9-like, producing MASLRLILALIAVASLSCSHLEAFPASGDGGYVYTSLIPGFYDFSCPQANEIIMSVLEKAIAEDSRTAASLLRLHFHDCFVQGCDASVLLDGGASEKNARPNKNSLRGFQVIDEIKAKLEQVCPHTVSCADILALAARDSVILSGGPHWEVALGRRDSTTMSLTKSNSNIPAPNSTIHTLVAKFKQQGLNEQDLVALSGGHTIGMARCTAFRQKLYSKPDVTLFNSGLRAVCPKVGGDNNLSPLDISSPRRFDNTYFHLLLEGRELLTSDQVLLSGNVRKTMDLVKRYAEDEALFFHQFAKSMVKMGSISPLLGVHGEIRKNCRRINSN from the exons ATGGCCTCTCTCCGTTTGATCCTCGCCCTCATAGCCGTGGCTTCCCTCTCTTGCTCCCATCTTGAGGCCTTTCCAGCCTCCGGGGATGGTGGCTACGTCTACACGAGCCTCATCCCCGGGTTCTACGACTTCTCATGCCCACAAGCCAATGAGATCATAATGTCAGTGCTGGAAAAGGCCATTGCTGAGGATTCAAGAACTGCTGCCTCTTTGCTCAGGCTCCACTTCCATGACTGCTTTGTGCAG GGCTGCGATGCATCGGTGTTGCTAGATGGTGGGGCGAGTGAGAAGAACGCGCGGCCAAACAAGAACTCACTGAGGGGATTCCAAGTGATTGATGAGATCAAAGCAAAACTGGAGCAAGTCTGCCCCCACACAGTGTCATGTGCAGACATTCTTGCTCTTGCTGCAAGGGATTCTGTTATCCTA AGCGGCGGGCCACACTGGGAAGTGGCGTTGGGGCGGAGGGATTCAACAACGATGAGCCTCACCAAATCCAACTCCAACATCCCTGCTCCCAACTCCACCATCCACACACTCGTGGCCAAGTTCAAGCAACAAGGCCTCAACGAGCAAGATCTCGTTGCTCTTTCCG GAGGGCACACCATTGGAATGGCGAGGTGCACGGCGTTCAGGCAGAAGCTGTACAGCAAACCGGATGTGACTCTGTTCAACAGCGGCCTCAGGGCGGTATGTCCTAAGGTGGGAGGCGACAACAACTTATCGCCTCTGGACATCTCGTCCCCACGGAGATTCGACAACACCTACTTCCACCTCTTGTTGGAAGGGAGAGAGCTGCTCACTTCGGATCAAGTTTTGCTGAGTGGAAATGTGAGGAAGACCATGGATTTGGTGAAGAGGTATGCTGAAGATGAAGCTCTTTTCTTCCACCAATTTGCCAAATCTATGGTGAAGATGGGAAGCATTAGTCCTCTTCTTGGTGTGCATGGTGAAATCAGGAAGAATTGCCGCAGAATCAactcaaattaa
- the LOC121758825 gene encoding BEL1-like homeodomain protein 11, which translates to MVSEDSSSHPFPHFDAYSSSLPQSIHSLSERMSRSIDIGPDRHLIDLLGKSNEASRLSLSLGSEPCGGERALNPTVMNPAAYLIAMKEGCEMGFDDYGCDGTGGYAAPSVNQSWCGNGNQNHNQNQNHSFVASIGSSKYLQPAQSLLQEMISVGGEGVDTSNRRYMDRLSRRGAFRLSSKLKAELSSCELVCEKHDDYVNLLKLIALLEEVERRYDEYSHHMDDLIHSFEAIAGMGSGKSYTALALLAMSKHFCRLRNAILAQIHVTKHKLVKDMPKISSRLSQLSLFDQESRHNRAASVHAWRPLRGLPETSVTILRAWLFEHFLHPYPSDSEKLMLASQTGLSKNQVSNWFINARVRLWKPMIEEMYKEEFEDSSTESDQLLTNDLGD; encoded by the exons ATGGTTTCAGAGGATTCATCATCTCACCCTTTTCCACATTTTGATGCTTACTCAAGCTCATTGCCTCAGagcatccactctctctcggAGAGAATGTCCCGGTCCATCGACATCGGCCCGGATCGCCATCTGATTGATCTGCTTGGGAAGTCTAATGAAGCATCTCGGCTGTCTCTCTCATTAGGCTCTGAGCCATGTGGTGGAGAGAGAGCCTTGAACCCAACTGTCATGAATCCTGCAGCTTATCTCATTGCTATGAAGGAAGGATGTGAGATGGGATTTGATGACTATGGTTGTGATGGTACTGGCGGCTATGCTGCTCCATCTGTGAACCAGTCATGGTGTGGGAATGGGAATCAGAATCAtaatcagaatcagaatcatTCGTTTGTTGCTTCGATTGGGAGCTCGAAATACCTGCAGCCGGCTCAGTCCCTTCTTCAAGAAATGATCAGTGTTGGTGGTGAGGGCGTTGATACGAGTAATCGGAGATATATGGATAGGCTGAGCAGGCGAGGCGCCTTTCGCCTCTCCTCGAAGCTCAAGGCAGAGCTCTCTAGCTGTGAGTTGGTGTGTGAGAAGCATGATGACTATGTTAACCTGCTTAAGCTCATTGCCTTGCTAGAGGAG GTTGAGAGGAGATATGATGAGTATTCTCATCACATGGATGATCTGATCCATTCGTTTGAGGCCATCGCTGGCATGGGATCAGGGAAGTCTTACACGGCCCTCGCCCTCTTAGCCATGTCCAAGCATTTCTGTCGTCTGAGGAACGCGATTCTCGCTCAAATTCACGTCACCAAGCACAAACTTGTCAAGGACATGCCTAAGATAAGCTCCAGGTTGTCTCAGCTAAGCCTATTCGATCAAGAGTCGAGACACAACCGCGCAGCCTCTGTTCATGCTTGGAGGCCGCTCAGAGGGCTGCCCGAGACTTCTGTCACTATCCTTCGTGCTTGGCTCTTCGAACACTTCCTGCATCC GTATCCTAGTGACTCAGAGAAGCTGATGTTAGCATCACAGACAGGCTTGTCCAAGAATCAG GTTTCGAATTGGTTCATCAATGCTCGAGTCCGGCTGTGGAAGCCGATGATTGAAGAAATGTACAAAGAGGAGTTTGAAGATTCCTCCACAGAATCTGATCAATTGTTGACAAATGACTTGGGTGATTAG